The genomic DNA CTCCGCCATCTCCTTGGAGGTAGCATGAAGCTGGGCGGAGGCGGCTGCCACTTGCTGGCTATTCTGCGAAACCAGTCCTATAACCTCCCTGAGCTCGTCCGCCATCCTGTTCACCTGAACTGCGAGCAGACCCATCTCGTCCTTGCTCTTCACATCGACTCGCGGCACCAGATCTCCATTCGCTATCCGCTCCAGGACCCGAAACACCTCATTCAGTGGGCGGCTAACTGAATTCGCCGTCAGCAGCCCTATGGCAGCCGCCACCAGGAGCACCATGACCATGACGACCACCATGCCCACCACTGCGCCGAAATATGCTTTCTCGTCACGCTTGAACATCTCGTCCCCTTCTTTGACGTTCAGGCTGACAAGTTCAGCAATGGCAGCTGCCGGTTTTTCATACAGAGGGGCCACCGTCGTTACGGCGAATTTCACTGCTTCCTCTACCTGTGCCTGGTCGCCGGCCGCATTGGCTGATCTGCTCATTTCCGCCAGCTTCGTCCCCTCGGCAAGGTACCGCTCGAAACCTTCGCGGAACTGAAGTGCAAGCTGTTTCTCAGAATCGTCCAGGTCCCACTTCTCGAATTCCTGAAGCTTCTCCTTGATGAACTTGGCGCGGCTTGCCATGTCCGCGCTCTTCTCGTCGATTTTCTGCTGGTCTTTCAAGGAGAGGAAATATACCAGGTCGAGGCGGATCGCGAGAAAGTTGTTTTTCAGGTCCTGAAGAAGAGCCACATGTCCGAGTCCGTCCTTCATCTCCCGTAAGTCGCTTCGCATTTTACTCATCTTAAAGAGCCCGAACCCAGCAATGGTCAGCATTCCCACGCAGCAGCACAAAATCAAGGTCACAATCTTGCTCTTGACTTTTAAGTCTGACCAAAAATTCATTTGTTCCTCCCGAAAAATGGTTTTTCAGTCACATCGTCATCGGGCAGACAAACTTTAATGTTGTATTGAAACTAAATTGTAATTTTACCTCTTGTGTGGGTTGTGCCTGTACGGCAACAAAAAAGCCGGGCGATTGCCCGGCTCATGGTGATTCATCAAATAAACGCTTTAACGTCTATTCCACAAACCGCGACATCTTGCGGAATTTCT from Geobacter sp. DSM 9736 includes the following:
- a CDS encoding methyl-accepting chemotaxis protein; the protein is MNFWSDLKVKSKIVTLILCCCVGMLTIAGFGLFKMSKMRSDLREMKDGLGHVALLQDLKNNFLAIRLDLVYFLSLKDQQKIDEKSADMASRAKFIKEKLQEFEKWDLDDSEKQLALQFREGFERYLAEGTKLAEMSRSANAAGDQAQVEEAVKFAVTTVAPLYEKPAAAIAELVSLNVKEGDEMFKRDEKAYFGAVVGMVVVMVMVLLVAAAIGLLTANSVSRPLNEVFRVLERIANGDLVPRVDVKSKDEMGLLAVQVNRMADELREVIGLVSQNSQQVAAASAQLHATSKEMAEGAEEMAAQATTVSTAGEEMAATAGDIANNCHTAAHGAEQASDAARAGAEVVEKTVDIMNRIAGKVQSTAQTVESLGERSDQIGTIIGTIEDIADQTNLLALNAAIEAARAGEQGRGFAVVADEVRALAERTTKATREIGEMIKAIQSETKGAVVAMEEGVKEVETGMSEAAKSGDALMRILDQISNVAMQVNQIATAAEEQTATTNEMSGNILSINDVVQRTASGANESVIAADQLAKLAEELQDVVTRFKVA